From the genome of Nostoc punctiforme PCC 73102, one region includes:
- a CDS encoding bifunctional diguanylate cyclase/phosphodiesterase — MRTSEQIKAEIKEKFGFVPPFFESAEENIQVLENLWQQTVCAYVNNPLSLVFKEKLSAYLSRYCAMPYCMICHSCSLYSLGVEASKVLEMIGSPPPAETDIEIHLCLLRNSINELMDLSSLSPIVEESLLYCSIYMFLEPEQSQYCRSELRLLLGSVNYQHLVTFAGYVKMCHVWVESHPEVNYQTDKRAIEHLEKLVQGEPGLSDFFSNYINKVRHEREKRAEQVAQKAKYQRIQEALQQVNGELEEKVKQPTAELSDFNMLLKQEIDKRQQAEAQLLHVVFHDSLTGLPNRTLFIQRLEQGIERVKKQPSVGLALLYLDLDRFGVVNNSLGYTSGDQLLIAFARRLEICVRSQDIFARLEADEFGILLEDIQALSDVIGFAQLLQEKLKMPFYLGSQEVFISASIGIASTTVGYEQAQILVGNANIAMHRAKSLGKASYKVFDTPMFMETNKLLQLESDLERAVENQEFRLAYQPIVSLSTNNLIGFEALIRWQHPRRGLVFPGEFISVAEETGMIVDISYWVLREACRQLYVWQQKFLNDQLAISVNISSKQLSQSNLNQEIRQILEETNLDARNLKLELTETTIVENSQSTIEKLWQLKEMGVQLHVDDFGTGYSSLSYLHHFPISVLKIDRSFINRIDTNSKNAEIVSTIITLAHNLGIDVTAEGIETLEQLELLQKLQCKYGQGYLFSKPVKASAVKSKLRPFLHEDRSYRWVH; from the coding sequence ATGCGAACGAGCGAACAAATCAAGGCAGAAATCAAAGAAAAATTTGGTTTTGTACCACCCTTCTTTGAATCGGCAGAAGAGAACATACAGGTATTGGAAAACCTTTGGCAACAAACTGTTTGCGCCTATGTAAACAATCCGTTGTCGTTAGTATTCAAAGAGAAACTCTCTGCGTATCTATCACGTTACTGTGCTATGCCTTACTGCATGATTTGCCATAGTTGTTCGTTATATTCTCTTGGGGTAGAAGCATCAAAGGTTTTAGAGATGATTGGCTCACCGCCTCCGGCAGAAACAGATATTGAAATACACCTTTGTCTACTAAGGAATTCAATTAATGAGTTAATGGACTTATCTTCTTTAAGTCCAATAGTTGAAGAAAGTCTACTCTATTGTTCAATTTATATGTTCCTTGAACCAGAGCAGTCTCAATACTGCCGGAGTGAACTGCGGCTTCTGCTTGGGAGCGTAAATTATCAGCATCTAGTGACGTTTGCTGGCTATGTAAAAATGTGTCATGTGTGGGTAGAAAGTCACCCGGAAGTGAATTACCAAACAGACAAACGAGCTATTGAGCATTTGGAGAAACTAGTACAAGGAGAGCCAGGTTTAAGTGATTTTTTTAGCAACTACATCAATAAAGTTAGGCATGAACGTGAGAAGAGAGCAGAACAAGTAGCTCAAAAAGCCAAGTACCAGCGTATTCAAGAAGCATTGCAACAAGTCAATGGTGAATTAGAAGAAAAAGTTAAGCAGCCAACTGCCGAGTTATCAGATTTTAATATGTTATTAAAACAAGAAATTGATAAGCGTCAGCAGGCAGAAGCACAATTACTTCATGTAGTTTTTCATGACTCATTAACAGGTTTACCGAACCGAACCTTATTTATACAAAGACTAGAGCAGGGTATCGAGCGAGTCAAAAAGCAGCCAAGCGTAGGACTTGCCCTACTATATCTAGATTTAGATCGTTTTGGGGTGGTTAACAATAGTTTAGGATACACGAGTGGAGATCAATTACTAATTGCTTTTGCTCGGCGGCTTGAAATCTGTGTTAGGTCTCAAGATATATTTGCGCGTTTAGAAGCAGATGAGTTTGGTATTTTACTAGAAGATATTCAGGCTCTTAGTGATGTGATTGGTTTTGCTCAACTGCTGCAAGAAAAGTTAAAGATGCCTTTTTATTTAGGTTCCCAAGAGGTATTTATAAGTGCAAGTATTGGCATTGCCTCAACTACGGTAGGGTATGAACAGGCACAGATCCTTGTGGGCAATGCTAATATTGCAATGCATCGTGCCAAGAGTTTAGGTAAAGCGAGTTACAAGGTGTTTGACACACCCATGTTCATGGAAACTAACAAGCTATTGCAGTTAGAGTCCGACTTGGAACGTGCTGTTGAGAACCAAGAATTCCGACTTGCTTACCAACCCATTGTTTCACTCTCAACCAATAATCTTATTGGCTTCGAGGCATTAATCCGATGGCAACATCCACGAAGAGGTCTTGTATTTCCAGGGGAGTTTATTTCAGTAGCAGAAGAAACAGGAATGATTGTAGACATCAGCTACTGGGTACTTCGAGAGGCTTGCCGCCAATTATATGTATGGCAACAGAAGTTTTTGAATGACCAGTTGGCAATTAGTGTTAATATTTCTAGCAAACAACTTTCGCAATCAAATCTCAATCAAGAAATTCGCCAGATTTTAGAGGAAACGAACTTAGACGCACGCAACTTGAAGCTGGAGCTTACTGAAACCACGATCGTCGAAAATAGTCAATCTACAATAGAAAAGCTTTGGCAATTAAAAGAAATGGGAGTGCAATTGCATGTAGATGATTTTGGAACAGGCTATTCCTCGTTAAGCTACCTGCATCATTTCCCCATAAGTGTGTTGAAAATTGATCGCTCGTTTATCAATCGGATAGATACTAATAGCAAAAATGCAGAAATTGTGTCCACAATTATCACCCTAGCCCATAATCTTGGCATAGACGTAACAGCCGAAGGAATAGAAACACTAGAGCAATTGGAGCTACTTCAGAAATTGCAATGCAAATATGGTCAGGGATATTTATTCTCGAAACCAGTTAAAGCTTCTGCTGTAAAAAGCAAGCTGAGACCATTTCTGCATGAAGATAGGTCATATAGATGGGTGCATTGA
- a CDS encoding sensor histidine kinase has protein sequence MNDFITLPHRLLAKVTHNLSIGQKISYGYALSLSIAIVGTVTGLIIGDFYQTPAQQEKGNAQYEISLLYRLQATVLQARTSQQQFIYLVNQPELLKKEYSNFSSYAIEIKKAWSDLESYINTKNYQQENHAEGIPSFLKTYSTIPNVYIQQVNTLVEKILSEDVKLKDIQATQKLLSNFSTSRIALKYDMIDDDLTQVISASYQDNKNAEIHLQNVLKARFWLISISIILSIIIATTLAIYTSRLLTAPIKAVTNVAQRTTEELKFDILAPVMTADEIGVLANSFNKLIQRIAEYTHELNLARETLESRVEERTQDLSKALQSLQHTQSQLVQAEKMSSLGKLVAGVAHEINNPVNFIFGNLTHVDEYVTNLLSLINLYRQDYRGTDIEISEWIEEIDLDYIYDDLPKTLMSMKVGANRIREIVLALRNFSRLDEAEMKLVNIHEGIDSTLLFSQSCFKAKYKQLAIEIVKQYGELPPVECYAGQLNQVFMNILDNSMYALNQKYNNILKEQLETNFSTITICTELIENNCVRICFKDNGPGITESIRTRVFDPFFTTKPVGDGTGLGLSISYQIVVDQHQGKFKCLSVLGEGSEFQIEIPISQKVKSA, from the coding sequence ATGAATGATTTCATAACACTGCCTCATCGTTTGCTTGCGAAAGTAACTCACAATCTTAGTATTGGTCAGAAAATTTCTTATGGATATGCACTTAGCCTCAGTATTGCTATTGTGGGTACAGTTACTGGACTAATCATTGGAGATTTTTACCAAACTCCAGCACAACAGGAAAAAGGTAATGCTCAATATGAAATTAGCCTGCTCTACCGCTTGCAAGCTACTGTACTACAGGCAAGGACATCCCAACAACAATTTATCTATTTAGTTAATCAACCTGAACTTTTGAAGAAGGAGTATTCTAACTTTTCTAGTTATGCTATTGAAATCAAAAAAGCCTGGTCTGATCTTGAGTCTTATATAAATACTAAAAATTATCAGCAGGAAAACCATGCTGAAGGTATACCCAGCTTTTTGAAAACTTACTCTACTATCCCAAATGTATATATTCAACAAGTAAATACGCTAGTAGAAAAAATTCTCTCTGAAGATGTGAAATTAAAAGATATACAAGCAACGCAAAAACTTTTATCAAACTTTTCTACTAGCCGTATAGCACTTAAATACGATATGATAGATGATGATCTAACTCAAGTTATCTCTGCTTCTTATCAAGATAATAAAAATGCAGAAATTCATTTACAAAATGTCTTAAAAGCTAGATTCTGGCTGATTAGTATTAGTATTATTTTATCAATAATAATTGCTACAACTTTGGCAATTTACACAAGTCGTCTACTTACTGCCCCAATCAAAGCTGTAACTAATGTTGCCCAGCGAACAACTGAAGAATTAAAGTTTGATATCTTAGCTCCAGTAATGACCGCAGATGAAATAGGAGTTTTAGCTAACTCTTTCAATAAGCTCATTCAACGCATAGCAGAATACACCCATGAACTCAACTTAGCTCGTGAAACCTTAGAAAGCCGGGTTGAGGAAAGAACTCAAGACCTCAGTAAAGCTTTACAGTCGTTGCAGCATACCCAATCTCAATTAGTTCAAGCGGAAAAAATGTCTTCTCTTGGTAAATTAGTGGCAGGTGTTGCTCACGAAATTAATAACCCTGTCAATTTTATCTTTGGGAACCTCACCCATGTTGATGAATATGTGACCAATTTACTTTCATTAATCAATCTTTATCGGCAAGACTACAGAGGTACAGATATAGAAATCTCTGAGTGGATAGAAGAAATTGACCTAGATTATATTTATGATGATTTACCCAAAACGCTAATGTCAATGAAAGTAGGTGCTAACCGCATCCGTGAAATAGTGCTAGCTTTAAGAAATTTTTCCCGGCTTGATGAAGCCGAGATGAAATTGGTTAATATTCACGAGGGAATCGATAGCACTCTTCTGTTTTCACAGAGTTGTTTCAAAGCTAAATATAAGCAATTAGCCATTGAAATTGTCAAACAATATGGTGAATTACCCCCAGTTGAATGTTATGCCGGACAATTAAATCAAGTATTTATGAACATTTTAGATAATTCTATGTATGCCTTGAATCAAAAATATAATAATATTTTAAAAGAGCAGTTAGAAACTAATTTTAGTACAATCACTATTTGCACTGAATTAATAGAAAATAACTGTGTGAGAATTTGCTTTAAAGATAATGGCCCAGGAATAACAGAAAGTATCAGAACACGAGTTTTTGACCCCTTTTTCACGACTAAACCAGTAGGGGATGGTACAGGACTAGGATTATCAATTAGCTACCAAATTGTAGTGGATCAGCATCAAGGAAAATTTAAATGTTTATCAGTTCTGGGAGAAGGCTCCGAGTTTCAAATTGAAATTCCTATCAGTCAAAAGGTCAAGTCGGCTTAG